One window from the genome of Paenibacillus azoreducens encodes:
- a CDS encoding MMPL family transporter: MKERQKKASVRQWGSIIFRYRWAVVSAWVFLIVCLGFFAIRTPSMLQDTGFTPNGSSSVRGIALLEEKLGLSAASLDIVIQSTSGQNLTTFEAKSKIWEELAPLREQPFVSDMYESIVTRYAGEDGIVSYTVLLKENANQALSHFEEIKAAVPSINGAKTYITGNLAVYHDMSSAVRHDIVRAEAFGIPAALIILLFLFGTIPAALLPIVVGIGSVAVTMGSLYFVAAQGIPLSNFLPNMVTMLGLAVGIDYALFIVSRFREELGSQPVEAALVAACRTAGRSVFYSGAAVMTGMLALGFVRLPVFRSLAFGGMLVVLVSVLAACTLLPALLAILGRRIFAWPVRSRAKDGNRGSSGSVIWVRISELIMSRPGIIAAVVTAALLLAMTPALHMKLGIPSAEVLPPSYDSRYGADLMKKAYDMKEANAIIIAAELDQSYDDPRSIRLVKSYVSRLQHLPGVHHVESYASFLRDGVDNISPELKAEVEKRHAALDKAAIIIVVPEQGEDAPATVRLVRDIRQSPPEGMQIDVTGSPAYKLDIMDRIQGGLPYVLVTVLSVTYIVLFAAFRSIVLPLKAVVMNLLSLGASFGLVTLVFQHGYGAGLLQVTYTGSVFAVLPILIFCVVFGISMDYEVMMLSRIAEAYSKEGNNERSTAIGLQRTGGMITGAALILAVVAGAFMFTDNELMKALGLGLTASVLIDVTVVRILLVPSLMKLLGKANWWLPGFLSSLAKPKPKADENS; this comes from the coding sequence ATGAAGGAGCGACAGAAGAAAGCATCCGTCCGGCAGTGGGGAAGCATCATTTTCCGCTACCGGTGGGCTGTCGTTTCGGCATGGGTCTTTTTAATCGTTTGTCTTGGCTTTTTTGCCATCCGGACGCCATCCATGCTTCAGGACACCGGATTTACGCCAAACGGCAGTTCTTCCGTCCGCGGGATTGCTCTTCTTGAAGAAAAGCTAGGGTTGTCCGCGGCATCGCTTGATATCGTCATCCAAAGCACATCGGGCCAGAATCTGACCACATTCGAAGCAAAGTCGAAAATTTGGGAAGAGCTGGCTCCGCTGCGGGAGCAGCCATTTGTGTCGGATATGTATGAAAGTATTGTCACCCGGTATGCGGGCGAGGATGGGATCGTGTCCTACACGGTCCTGCTTAAAGAAAATGCTAACCAGGCTCTCTCGCATTTCGAGGAGATCAAGGCTGCCGTCCCTTCGATTAACGGAGCGAAAACGTATATAACCGGTAATTTGGCCGTGTATCACGATATGAGCAGCGCCGTCAGACATGACATCGTCCGGGCGGAGGCCTTCGGGATCCCGGCCGCTCTTATTATTCTTCTGTTCCTGTTCGGGACGATTCCCGCGGCACTCCTGCCGATTGTTGTCGGTATCGGGAGCGTTGCTGTTACGATGGGCAGCCTTTATTTTGTAGCGGCGCAAGGCATTCCGCTCAGCAATTTTTTGCCCAATATGGTCACGATGCTTGGTTTGGCTGTTGGCATTGACTACGCCTTGTTTATAGTGAGCCGGTTTCGGGAGGAACTGGGAAGCCAGCCGGTTGAAGCCGCACTGGTTGCGGCTTGCCGGACGGCCGGGAGATCCGTTTTTTATTCCGGCGCGGCCGTGATGACGGGCATGCTCGCCTTGGGATTTGTCCGGCTTCCCGTTTTCCGGTCGCTGGCGTTTGGCGGGATGCTTGTCGTATTGGTGTCGGTGCTGGCTGCCTGCACGCTGCTGCCCGCTCTTCTGGCGATCTTAGGGCGGCGGATATTCGCATGGCCGGTCCGTTCCCGGGCAAAGGATGGAAACAGAGGCAGTTCCGGCAGCGTCATTTGGGTACGCATCTCGGAACTTATCATGTCGCGTCCGGGGATCATTGCGGCTGTCGTTACGGCGGCGCTGCTGTTGGCAATGACGCCGGCTCTGCATATGAAGCTCGGGATTCCCTCCGCGGAGGTGCTGCCCCCTTCGTATGATTCCAGGTACGGGGCCGATTTGATGAAAAAGGCTTACGACATGAAAGAGGCCAATGCCATCATCATTGCCGCAGAACTGGATCAATCCTATGACGATCCGCGTTCCATTCGGCTGGTTAAATCATATGTATCCCGTTTGCAGCATCTTCCTGGCGTGCATCATGTGGAGAGTTATGCGAGTTTCCTGAGGGATGGCGTGGATAACATCAGTCCTGAATTGAAGGCTGAAGTGGAGAAACGGCATGCAGCTCTGGATAAAGCCGCTATTATCATTGTTGTTCCTGAACAAGGGGAAGACGCTCCGGCCACTGTAAGACTGGTTCGGGACATTCGTCAGAGCCCGCCGGAGGGGATGCAAATTGACGTAACGGGTTCTCCGGCGTACAAGCTGGATATTATGGACCGAATTCAAGGCGGCCTTCCCTATGTGCTTGTCACTGTGCTGTCCGTAACTTATATTGTTTTATTTGCCGCTTTCCGCTCGATCGTGCTTCCGCTTAAAGCGGTTGTCATGAATTTGCTGAGCCTCGGGGCGAGCTTTGGGCTTGTCACGCTTGTTTTTCAGCATGGATATGGAGCAGGTCTGCTTCAGGTGACATATACGGGCAGCGTATTCGCCGTTCTGCCGATTCTTATTTTTTGCGTTGTGTTCGGCATCTCCATGGATTATGAAGTCATGATGTTGTCCCGGATTGCGGAGGCTTATTCCAAAGAAGGAAATAACGAACGCAGCACGGCTATCGGCCTGCAAAGAACCGGCGGGATGATCACTGGAGCGGCGCTTATTCTGGCCGTTGTGGCCGGGGCCTTCATGTTTACGGATAACGAACTGATGAAAGCGCTCGGGCTGGGATTAACCGCCTCCGTGCTGATCGATGTTACGGTTGTCCGCATTTTGCTGGTGCCTTCCTTAATGAAGCTTTTGGGCAAGGCAAATTGGTGGCTTCCCGGATTTTTATCCTCTCTTGCGAAGCCGAAGCCTAAAGCGGACGAAAACTCCTAA
- a CDS encoding HD-GYP domain-containing protein: MRLVPVRKLQEGMRIAKKIYSDEGIVLLADGVELTTSLIRRLIELDIGYIYVEDGLTEGIHIPEMLHEETRRSALQSIRKNFQSLSESSKITKGYLHLGKDFTKMMEAILCDVSSQEESMIFLMDMNTADHYLYKHSLNVCVYALVLGIANGYTEQQLIVLGLGALLHDIGKTQIPQRVLAKPQKLTDEEYKLMQAHAEIGYKILKDEPNIPLLAAHCAYQHHERLNGSGYPRGIKGNDIHEYAQWVALADSYDAMTSHRVYRPAMLPHQAIEVLYTGSGTLYDQKKLELFRDKVAIYPPGLTVKLSTGETAVVSRIHPNMPHRPVVRILGDAEGQSLHVPYEMDLAKKLSVIITDVDGSDAEPISLEH; this comes from the coding sequence TTGCGGTTGGTTCCCGTTCGTAAGCTTCAGGAAGGGATGAGGATCGCCAAAAAAATATACAGCGACGAGGGAATTGTTCTTTTGGCAGATGGCGTAGAACTGACGACTTCGCTGATACGGCGCCTCATTGAACTGGACATCGGTTATATTTATGTCGAAGACGGCCTGACGGAAGGTATCCATATTCCGGAAATGCTTCATGAAGAAACGCGCCGCAGCGCTTTGCAAAGTATCCGCAAAAATTTTCAAAGCCTGTCCGAATCCTCGAAAATCACCAAAGGGTACCTTCATTTGGGTAAAGATTTTACGAAAATGATGGAAGCAATCCTCTGCGACGTCAGCTCGCAAGAAGAAAGCATGATTTTTCTGATGGATATGAATACCGCCGACCATTATTTATACAAGCATTCCCTGAATGTGTGCGTATATGCGCTTGTTCTCGGGATTGCAAACGGATATACAGAGCAGCAGCTGATTGTGCTGGGCCTCGGGGCCCTTTTACATGATATCGGGAAAACACAGATTCCGCAGCGGGTGCTGGCCAAACCCCAGAAGCTGACGGATGAAGAATATAAATTGATGCAAGCCCATGCGGAAATCGGATATAAAATATTGAAGGATGAGCCCAACATCCCGCTTTTGGCGGCCCACTGCGCATACCAGCATCATGAACGGCTGAATGGAAGCGGGTATCCGCGCGGCATAAAGGGAAATGACATTCATGAGTACGCCCAGTGGGTGGCGCTTGCGGATTCCTATGACGCCATGACCTCGCATCGTGTTTATAGACCCGCTATGCTGCCTCATCAGGCCATAGAGGTTCTGTATACAGGATCGGGAACGCTTTACGATCAGAAAAAACTGGAGCTGTTCCGGGATAAGGTAGCCATTTATCCGCCCGGATTAACAGTCAAATTAAGCACAGGCGAAACCGCCGTGGTGTCCCGCATTCATCCGAACATGCCGCACCGGCCGGTTGTGCGTATTTTGGGCGATGCGGAAGGGCAAAGTCTGCATGTACCTTACGAGATGGATCTCGCAAAAAAGCTGTCCGTTATTATTACGGATGTGGACGGCTCGGATGCAGAACCGATTTCTTTAGAGCATTAA
- a CDS encoding undecaprenyl-diphosphate phosphatase — protein MDTITAVILGIVEGLTEFIPVSSTGHMILTSKLLGYNDQDPVMKTFEVVIQLGAILAITLVYWRRILDLFGIKRMNGRETSLVPRKRLNLLHVIIGIAPALIVAFFARDFIKSLFSASTVIWALVAGGVFMIFAEWFNRSKARVTAETMDDLSYKQVFLIGIYQILSVLWPGFSRSGSTIAGGMLAGASYKASADFSFLMAIPIMVAASGYEMLDSYQNLTKDTLGLFAIGFIVAFVVAYVVVLAFMKLIQKIRLTHFAIYRFILAIVFWLFIMR, from the coding sequence ATGGATACAATAACGGCGGTTATACTAGGGATCGTGGAGGGATTGACGGAGTTCATTCCCGTATCTTCCACCGGTCACATGATCTTGACATCGAAGCTGCTCGGCTACAATGATCAAGATCCGGTTATGAAAACATTCGAGGTCGTCATTCAGTTGGGAGCGATCCTGGCCATTACGCTGGTATACTGGCGCCGCATCCTGGATTTGTTCGGCATCAAAAGAATGAATGGCAGAGAGACCAGCCTTGTTCCGCGTAAGCGCCTGAATTTGCTGCATGTCATCATCGGCATTGCGCCTGCACTTATCGTTGCGTTTTTTGCCAGGGATTTTATCAAAAGCCTGTTCAGTGCCAGCACCGTCATTTGGGCTTTAGTAGCCGGCGGCGTGTTTATGATTTTTGCGGAATGGTTTAATAGAAGCAAGGCTAGAGTTACTGCGGAAACAATGGATGACCTAAGCTACAAGCAGGTATTTTTGATCGGGATCTATCAAATCCTGTCCGTGTTGTGGCCGGGATTCTCGCGCTCGGGTTCGACGATTGCCGGCGGGATGCTGGCAGGAGCCAGCTATAAAGCCTCCGCCGACTTCTCATTTTTGATGGCTATTCCGATCATGGTTGCGGCATCCGGTTACGAAATGCTGGATTCCTATCAGAACCTGACCAAAGATACGCTTGGCCTGTTCGCGATCGGATTTATTGTTGCGTTTGTGGTCGCATACGTCGTCGTTCTTGCATTCATGAAATTGATTCAAAAAATACGGTTGACCCATTTTGCGATATATCGGTTTATTTTGGCGATCGTGTTCTGGCTCTTTATTATGCGTTGA
- a CDS encoding bifunctional metallophosphatase/5'-nucleotidase, whose amino-acid sequence MQHNKPKTVTILHTNDIHSHFEKVSSIAAYIASQRKAANGEPILTVDIGDHMDRTAVETEGTMGAANVDILNLTGYDVITIGNNEGLTLTPEDLGIAYAKLQAQVVCCNILEIATGAPPSWMKKHTIIDKGGVKIGLTGATAPFAAFYELLGLKALDPETAIKQEVKALRQQADIVILLSHLGLASDEKLAERLEGIDLILGGHTHHLLEKPLQIGNTAVCGAGKFGNYVGRIRMEEQPNGSYRMTEGCCVSVDTNMLDETVDAALARHRAHAEEALSEAVAVTDRELQLSHMEESPFGNLLAQAVRQYTRTEIALVNTGQLLAGLPKGEVSAGMLHTLCPSPVNPCVIRLKGKHIRRSLEESLLPEFWGRAIVGFGFRGEILGNIAVDGLEVLYDAGRIPYDRIVQIMFMGEPLEDEREYEVGTLDMFTFGIGYESIALGENPRFMLPDFLRDLLRLELQRPGALDESERVRWVKAH is encoded by the coding sequence ATGCAGCACAACAAGCCAAAAACAGTTACGATATTGCATACGAATGATATACACAGCCATTTCGAAAAAGTGAGCTCCATCGCGGCATATATAGCCAGTCAGCGTAAAGCGGCGAATGGAGAGCCTATCTTGACGGTGGATATCGGGGATCATATGGACCGGACGGCGGTGGAAACCGAAGGTACGATGGGCGCGGCCAATGTCGACATTCTGAATCTGACGGGATACGACGTAATTACAATAGGAAATAATGAGGGGCTGACGCTGACGCCCGAGGATTTGGGCATCGCTTATGCGAAGCTGCAGGCACAGGTGGTGTGCTGCAATATTTTGGAGATAGCGACAGGCGCTCCCCCTTCATGGATGAAGAAGCATACCATCATTGACAAAGGTGGCGTCAAGATCGGTTTAACGGGGGCTACGGCGCCGTTTGCGGCTTTTTATGAACTGTTGGGGCTTAAAGCGCTTGATCCTGAGACGGCAATCAAGCAGGAGGTGAAAGCCCTGCGTCAGCAAGCTGATATTGTCATCCTGCTGTCCCATCTCGGGCTAGCGTCCGACGAGAAGCTTGCAGAGCGGCTTGAAGGCATCGATCTAATATTGGGCGGCCATACCCATCATCTGCTTGAAAAACCGCTTCAGATTGGAAATACGGCGGTCTGCGGAGCCGGTAAGTTCGGAAATTATGTGGGCCGGATCCGGATGGAAGAACAGCCGAACGGAAGCTACCGTATGACGGAGGGCTGCTGTGTGTCCGTGGATACGAATATGTTGGATGAAACGGTTGACGCTGCTCTAGCCCGACACCGCGCGCATGCGGAAGAAGCGTTAAGTGAAGCTGTGGCTGTTACCGACCGGGAGCTGCAGCTGAGCCATATGGAGGAGTCCCCGTTCGGAAATCTGCTGGCGCAGGCCGTCCGCCAGTATACCCGGACTGAAATAGCGCTCGTCAACACAGGTCAGCTGCTGGCCGGACTTCCGAAAGGCGAAGTATCGGCGGGGATGCTGCATACGCTTTGCCCATCGCCGGTTAATCCATGCGTCATCAGGCTGAAGGGCAAGCATATCCGCCGCTCCCTGGAAGAAAGCCTGCTTCCCGAATTTTGGGGCCGAGCAATCGTCGGCTTTGGTTTCCGTGGGGAAATTTTGGGCAATATCGCGGTTGATGGCTTGGAAGTCTTGTATGATGCGGGCCGTATCCCTTATGATAGGATTGTCCAAATTATGTTTATGGGAGAACCGCTTGAGGACGAGCGAGAATATGAGGTTGGAACGCTTGATATGTTTACGTTCGGCATTGGCTACGAGAGCATCGCATTGGGGGAGAATCCGCGCTTCATGCTGCCGGATTTCCTCCGCGATCTGCTCCGCCTGGAGCTGCAGCGTCCGGGAGCCCTTGACGAAAGTGAACGTGTCAGATGGGTAAAAGCCCATTAG
- a CDS encoding molybdenum cofactor biosynthesis protein, producing MLLRIQLFAGLAERLQTSVLSYSTPRSEITADELKIELSNSFPEAASLISVSFVAVNQEYAPGDYLITEDAEIALIPPVSGGDGREPVCAQSKDGLFCITDQPLSVDEVTSKVLHPNHGAILSFIGTTREMTGAQRTVHLEYEAYIPMALAQLEAIGKDIDTRWPGTLCAISHRIGKVDIMETSVIIAVSTGHREDCYEASRYAIEKLKQAVPIWKKEVWDDGSEWKGHQKGPWDPTASL from the coding sequence ATGCTTCTGCGCATTCAATTGTTTGCGGGTCTTGCAGAACGTCTGCAAACCTCGGTTCTTTCCTACTCCACCCCGCGATCCGAAATAACGGCGGATGAATTGAAAATAGAGCTGTCCAATTCTTTTCCGGAGGCTGCGTCTTTGATCTCCGTTTCTTTTGTCGCCGTAAATCAGGAATATGCTCCAGGGGACTACCTTATTACGGAAGATGCGGAAATTGCGCTGATCCCTCCGGTATCGGGTGGAGATGGACGCGAGCCCGTTTGCGCTCAATCCAAGGACGGCCTCTTTTGCATTACCGATCAGCCTTTGTCGGTCGATGAAGTCACCTCCAAGGTGCTGCATCCGAATCATGGCGCAATCCTCTCCTTTATCGGTACGACACGTGAAATGACCGGCGCACAGCGCACCGTGCATTTGGAATATGAGGCCTATATCCCCATGGCATTAGCCCAGCTTGAAGCCATCGGCAAAGATATTGATACCCGCTGGCCGGGAACCTTATGCGCGATTTCGCACCGGATCGGCAAGGTCGACATTATGGAGACAAGCGTCATCATCGCCGTATCTACCGGGCACCGGGAAGATTGCTACGAAGCAAGCCGGTATGCCATCGAAAAATTGAAGCAAGCCGTCCCAATTTGGAAGAAAGAAGTTTGGGACGATGGCTCCGAATGGAAGGGTCATCAAAAAGGGCCCTGGGACCCAACCGCAAGCCTATAG
- a CDS encoding HD-GYP domain-containing protein yields the protein MKVHVTDLKPGDRLLADTFNEAGLHVLQQGTELKEEEIHKLMQHGVDYVDIEPAVQQPAIAMIHTQQYELLQKTKPYLEQAVDGFESMYLEALATGRFNEGVVDDIMEPLVDQLKEHKDIVSLMLCIDQNDDYTYIHSMQVGILSYYIASWLGFSKEEAYEAGRAGYLHDIGKCQIPGSLLNKPGKLTFEEFEEMKKHTIYGHDIICSSTPDTIPALVALQHHERDDGSGYPHAIEKNEIHPFSRITAVADVFSAMSMNRVYQSKQELLTVLRELHTMSFGKLSANATQVFIRHMLPNFIGKNVILSTGERGTIVMTNPADFFRPLVNTGDRFVDLSAEHDIGIDQIFL from the coding sequence TTGAAAGTGCATGTCACAGACTTAAAACCAGGCGATCGGCTGCTTGCGGACACATTTAATGAAGCAGGTCTTCACGTTCTGCAGCAAGGAACGGAGCTAAAAGAGGAAGAGATTCACAAGCTGATGCAGCACGGCGTGGACTATGTAGACATTGAGCCTGCCGTTCAACAACCTGCTATCGCAATGATCCATACGCAGCAGTACGAACTCTTGCAAAAGACCAAGCCTTATCTTGAGCAGGCCGTAGACGGATTCGAGTCCATGTACTTGGAAGCGTTAGCAACAGGCCGCTTTAATGAAGGCGTGGTCGATGATATTATGGAGCCCTTGGTCGATCAATTAAAAGAGCATAAAGATATCGTGTCCCTTATGCTCTGCATTGACCAAAACGACGATTATACCTATATCCATTCGATGCAGGTAGGGATTCTTTCCTACTATATCGCGTCCTGGCTCGGATTCTCCAAGGAGGAAGCCTATGAAGCAGGCAGGGCTGGCTATCTCCATGACATCGGCAAATGTCAAATTCCCGGCAGTCTGCTAAACAAACCGGGCAAGCTGACGTTTGAAGAATTCGAAGAAATGAAAAAACATACGATCTACGGGCATGATATCATCTGCAGCTCCACGCCGGACACCATCCCGGCACTGGTTGCCCTGCAGCATCACGAACGCGATGACGGAAGCGGATATCCTCATGCGATTGAAAAAAACGAGATCCACCCTTTTTCAAGAATTACAGCCGTGGCCGACGTATTCAGCGCCATGAGCATGAACCGCGTTTACCAGTCCAAGCAGGAGCTTCTCACCGTCTTGCGCGAGCTCCACACCATGAGTTTTGGCAAATTAAGCGCCAATGCTACCCAGGTATTTATCCGCCACATGCTTCCTAACTTCATCGGCAAAAACGTGATTCTTTCAACCGGAGAGAGAGGCACGATCGTTATGACCAACCCCGCCGATTTCTTCCGTCCGCTCGTGAACACCGGTGACCGTTTTGTCGATCTCTCCGCTGAGCACGATATCGGGATTGACCAAATTTTCTTATAA
- a CDS encoding MerR family DNA-binding transcriptional regulator, protein MKYKLSIGQVSKMYGISLDTLRHYDKIGILKPFVDKTNGYRYYSFELLDLLEHILVGKYLEIPLKEMKNVFQHEDINQYRDLIERQEEIIEEKMNRLELMKKYVHQLKMMMHEISSFKNNYDFSELLIENIDCTLYAVPLPELVKHYKDLESKLSDYQVENYAAFYRNDDGKMIENDHYLLFSIYPEEQIFMEQETITNIEIKRCIGECIKAKFYGTKAELADYLSKLISHFYKEEENVESLVNYEFCLIRDNELHNEYFVEILLPVPKNTNHVIDP, encoded by the coding sequence ATGAAATATAAACTGAGTATAGGCCAAGTTAGTAAAATGTATGGGATAAGTTTAGATACATTGCGGCATTATGACAAAATCGGAATTTTGAAGCCCTTTGTGGACAAAACCAATGGATATCGGTATTACTCCTTCGAGCTTTTGGATTTATTAGAACACATCTTGGTGGGGAAATACTTGGAAATCCCACTCAAAGAAATGAAAAACGTATTCCAGCACGAAGATATAAATCAATATCGGGATTTGATTGAAAGGCAAGAAGAAATTATCGAAGAAAAAATGAACCGTCTTGAGCTGATGAAGAAATACGTTCATCAATTAAAAATGATGATGCATGAAATTTCGAGTTTTAAAAATAACTATGATTTTAGCGAACTATTAATTGAAAATATCGATTGCACTTTATATGCCGTACCTTTACCCGAATTGGTTAAACATTATAAAGATTTGGAATCGAAATTAAGCGATTATCAAGTGGAGAATTATGCGGCTTTTTATCGGAATGACGATGGAAAAATGATTGAAAACGATCACTATTTATTATTTTCCATTTATCCGGAAGAACAAATTTTTATGGAGCAGGAAACGATTACAAATATAGAAATCAAACGTTGCATTGGCGAGTGCATAAAGGCAAAGTTCTACGGTACTAAAGCAGAGCTGGCAGACTACCTGAGTAAACTAATTTCACATTTCTATAAAGAAGAAGAGAACGTTGAATCATTAGTCAACTACGAGTTTTGTCTTATTCGCGATAATGAATTACATAATGAATACTTTGTAGAAATACTATTGCCAGTCCCCAAAAATACAAATCATGTTATAGACCCTTGA
- the sufB gene encoding Fe-S cluster assembly protein SufB, with protein sequence MAKKAPEIEEYKYGFRDEHKAVFQTGKGLTREIVTEISKIKNEPEWMLEFRLKSLEQFEKMPVPKWGGDLDDLDFNDIQYYVRPWEKQGKTWEEVPSEIKETFDKLGISEAEQKFLAGVSAQYESEVVYHNMQKDLEDQGVIFMDTDTALKEHPEIFKEHFATVVPPTDNKFAALNSAVWSGGSFIYVPKGVKCEIPLQAYFRINSENMGQFERTLIIADEGSFVHYVEGCTAPIYSTNSLHSAVVEIICKKDARVRYTTIQNWAPNIYNLVTKRAVAEENATMEWVDGNIGSKLTMKYPAVLLKGRGAKGMVLSIAVAGKGQHQDAGAKMIHLAPDTTSTIVSKSISKHGGKVTYRGLASFGRNAEGAKANIKCDTLILDNESTSDTIPYNEIKNDNIVLEHEATVSKVSEDQLFYLMSRGLSEAEATQMIVMGFIEPFTKELPMEYAVEMNRLIKFEMEGSIG encoded by the coding sequence ATGGCTAAAAAAGCCCCTGAAATAGAAGAATATAAGTATGGTTTCCGCGACGAACACAAAGCGGTTTTCCAGACCGGTAAAGGTTTGACCCGCGAAATTGTCACCGAGATTTCCAAAATCAAGAACGAACCGGAATGGATGCTTGAATTCCGTTTGAAATCTCTCGAGCAGTTCGAGAAAATGCCAGTGCCTAAATGGGGCGGCGACCTCGACGACCTCGATTTTAACGATATTCAATATTATGTAAGACCTTGGGAGAAACAAGGCAAAACATGGGAAGAGGTTCCTTCCGAAATCAAAGAAACCTTCGACAAGCTCGGTATCTCTGAAGCGGAACAAAAGTTCCTTGCCGGCGTTTCGGCCCAATATGAATCCGAAGTCGTTTACCATAACATGCAAAAGGATTTGGAAGATCAGGGCGTCATCTTTATGGATACCGATACGGCGCTGAAAGAGCATCCTGAAATTTTCAAAGAGCATTTTGCAACAGTAGTACCTCCAACCGATAACAAATTTGCGGCTTTGAACAGCGCAGTTTGGTCTGGAGGAAGTTTTATTTATGTCCCTAAAGGCGTAAAATGCGAAATTCCACTGCAGGCATACTTCCGGATCAACTCCGAAAACATGGGACAGTTCGAACGTACGCTGATCATCGCGGACGAAGGCAGCTTCGTTCACTATGTAGAAGGTTGTACGGCTCCAATCTACAGCACGAACTCGCTGCACAGCGCGGTCGTGGAAATCATCTGTAAAAAGGATGCCCGCGTTCGTTATACCACGATTCAAAACTGGGCACCTAACATTTACAACCTCGTAACGAAACGTGCCGTTGCCGAAGAAAATGCAACCATGGAATGGGTTGACGGCAACATCGGCTCCAAGCTGACGATGAAATATCCTGCAGTCCTCTTGAAAGGACGCGGCGCGAAAGGCATGGTATTGTCGATCGCGGTGGCGGGCAAAGGCCAGCACCAGGATGCCGGCGCCAAAATGATCCACCTGGCACCGGATACCACATCGACCATCGTTTCGAAATCGATCAGTAAGCATGGCGGCAAAGTGACTTACCGCGGTTTGGCTTCCTTTGGACGCAATGCGGAAGGCGCAAAAGCAAACATCAAATGCGATACGCTGATTCTTGATAATGAATCCACTTCCGATACGATTCCATACAATGAGATCAAAAACGATAATATCGTTCTTGAACACGAAGCTACGGTTTCCAAAGTATCCGAAGATCAATTATTCTACCTCATGAGCCGTGGTCTGAGCGAAGCCGAAGCGACGCAAATGATCGTTATGGGCTTCATCGAGCCGTTCACGAAAGAACTGCCGATGGAATACGCGGTAGAAATGAACCGTCTGATCAAATTCGAAATGGAAGGCAGCATCGGTTAA
- the sufU gene encoding Fe-S cluster assembly sulfur transfer protein SufU — protein sequence MQLDDLYRRVIMDHYKNPRNRGKFEDGTLTVDLNNPTCGDKISLQLKVDNGIVQDAKYTGEGCSISMSSASMMTEAVKGKTVEEAQDLASRFSALMQGEDVHFDDYEDIEALSGVNKFPARIKCATLAWNALRKGIDEKQHDH from the coding sequence ATGCAACTTGATGACTTGTACCGGCGCGTGATTATGGATCATTATAAAAATCCGCGCAACCGGGGAAAATTCGAAGACGGAACCTTAACAGTTGATTTGAATAATCCGACCTGCGGCGATAAAATATCGCTGCAGCTCAAGGTGGATAACGGAATCGTACAGGATGCCAAATACACGGGGGAAGGCTGCTCGATCAGCATGTCTTCCGCTTCCATGATGACCGAAGCCGTCAAAGGCAAAACGGTGGAAGAAGCTCAGGATCTGGCATCCCGGTTCTCCGCGCTGATGCAAGGAGAAGACGTCCATTTTGACGATTACGAGGATATTGAAGCCCTGTCCGGTGTGAATAAATTCCCTGCCCGCATCAAATGCGCCACGCTTGCGTGGAATGCGCTGCGGAAAGGAATCGATGAGAAACAGCATGATCATTAA